One Tenrec ecaudatus isolate mTenEca1 chromosome 12, mTenEca1.hap1, whole genome shotgun sequence DNA segment encodes these proteins:
- the ARFRP1 gene encoding ADP-ribosylation factor-related protein 1 isoform X1, whose protein sequence is MYTLLSGLYKYVFQKDEYCILILGLDNAGKTTFLEQSKTRFHKHYKGMSLSKITTTVGLNIGTVDVGKTRLMFWDLGGQEELQSLWDKYYAECHGVIYVIDSTDEGRLPESKRAFEKMVTSEALEGVPILVLANKQDVETCLSIPDIKTAFSDCTSKIGRRDCLTQACSALTGEGVNEGIEWVVKCVIRNVHRPPRQRDIT, encoded by the exons ATGTACACGTTGCTGTCCGGCCTGTACAAGTACGTGTTCCAGAAGGACGAGTACTGCATTCTGATCCTGGGCCTGGACAACGCCGGGAAGACG ACCTTCCTGGAGCAATCAAAAACCCGCTTCCACAAGCACTACAAGGGTATGAGCCTGTCCAAGATCACCACCACCGTGGGCCTGAACA TTGGAACCGTGGATGTGGGGAAAACCCGCCTCATGTTCTGGGACTTGGGGGGCCAGGAGGAGCTGCAGTCGCTGTGGGACAAG TACTACGCTGAGTGTCACGGCGTCATCTACGTAATCGACTCTACTGATGAGGGCAGGCTGCCTGagtccaagcgggcatttg AAAAGATGGTCACCAGTGAGGCATTGGAGGGTGTCCCCATCCTGGTGCTGGCCAACAAGCAGGATGTGGAG ACCTGCCTCTCGATTCCTGACATCAAGACAGCCTTCAGTGACTGCACGTCCAAGATCGGGAGACGGGACTGCTTGACCCAGGCCTGCTCAGCACTCACAGG TGAGGGTGTGAATGAAGGCATCGAGTGGGTGGTGAAGTGTGTCATCCGCAACGTCCACCGGCCACCGCGGCAGAGGGACATCACCTAG
- the TNFRSF6B gene encoding tumor necrosis factor receptor superfamily member 6B — MRVDGWTGRTLLWALPALLLTLAVYGAATVAPTFPWQDEETQELLVCDQCPPGTFVQWPCRRDSPTDCVACPSRHYTQFWNYLGRCRYCNVVCGEREEEVQPCSTTRNRACRCRAGFFAHAGFCLEHAQCPPGAGVVAPGTRSQNTECQPCLPGTFSAGSSSSERCQPHRNCSALGLTLNVPGSAFHDALCTSCPSLGLSAPKSESQECEHALLDFVAFQDISFKRLMRLQQALAAPGVGRPQASREEGRAALQLKLRRQLAELGARDGPLGARLLGALRTARLAGLERSVRSRFFPVP, encoded by the exons ATGAGGGTGGACGGGTGGACGGGCCGGACCCTGCTGTGGGCGCTGCCCGCCCTGCTGCTAACGCTGGCTGTGTACGGGGCGGCGACGGTGGCGCCCACCTTCCCGTGGCAGGATGAGGAGACACAGGAGTTGCTGGTGTGCGACCAGTGTCCGCCAGGCACTTTTGTGCAGTGGCCCTGCCGCCGAGACAGCCCCACGGATTGCGTCGCCTGCCCATCGCGCCACTACACGCAGTTCTGGAATTACCTGGGGCGCTGCCGCTACTGCAACGTCGTCTGCGGGGAGCGGGAAGAGGAGGTGCAGCCGTGTAGCACCACACGCAACCGGGCTTGCCGCTGCCGGGCCGGCTTCTTCGCGCACGCGGGCTTCTGCCTGGAGCACGCGCAATGCCCGCCCGGTGCCGGCGTGGTCGCTCCTG gcACCCGCAGCCAGAATACGGAGTGCCAGCCCTGCCTTCCAGGCACCTTCTCGGCCGGCAGCTCCAGCTCAGAGCGCTGCCAGCCTCACCGCAACTGCTCGGCGCTGGGCCTGACCCTCAACGTGCCTGGCTCCGCCTTCCACGACGCGCTGTGCACCagctgccctagccttgggctcagCGCCCCCAAGTCAG AGTCCCAGGAGTGCGAACACGCCCTTCTGGACTTCGTGGCTTTCCAGGACATCTCCTTCAAGAGGCTCATGAGGCTGCAGCAGGCCCTGGCtgccccaggtgtggggaggcCTCAGGCGTCACGGGAAGAGGGCCGCGCCGCCCTGCAACTGAAACTGCGGCGCCAGCTGGCAGAGCTGGGTGCGCGAGATGGGCCCCTGGGGGCGCGGTTGCTGGGGGCGCTGCGGACTGCCAGGCTGGCGGGCCTGGAACGCAGTGTCCGCTCGCGCTTCTTCCCTGTGCCTTAA
- the ARFRP1 gene encoding ADP-ribosylation factor-related protein 1 isoform X2 yields MYTLLSGLYKYVFQKDEYCILILGLDNAGKTTFLEQSKTRFHKHYKGMSLSKITTTVGLNIGTVDVGKTRLMFWDLGGQEELQSLWDKYYAECHGVIYVIDSTDEGRLPESKRAFGSRHSSNTQGPSLRSPNW; encoded by the exons ATGTACACGTTGCTGTCCGGCCTGTACAAGTACGTGTTCCAGAAGGACGAGTACTGCATTCTGATCCTGGGCCTGGACAACGCCGGGAAGACG ACCTTCCTGGAGCAATCAAAAACCCGCTTCCACAAGCACTACAAGGGTATGAGCCTGTCCAAGATCACCACCACCGTGGGCCTGAACA TTGGAACCGTGGATGTGGGGAAAACCCGCCTCATGTTCTGGGACTTGGGGGGCCAGGAGGAGCTGCAGTCGCTGTGGGACAAG TACTACGCTGAGTGTCACGGCGTCATCTACGTAATCGACTCTACTGATGAGGGCAGGCTGCCTGagtccaagcgggcatttg gATCTCGGCATTCTTCAAATACCCAAGGTCcatccctgaggagccccaacTGGTAG